A genomic window from Silene latifolia isolate original U9 population chromosome Y, ASM4854445v1, whole genome shotgun sequence includes:
- the LOC141633066 gene encoding V-type proton ATPase catalytic subunit A-like: MPSINGERLTTFEDSEKESEYGYIRKVSGPVVVADGMAGAAMYELVRVGHDNLIGEIIRLEGDSATIQVYEETAGLMVNDPVLRTHKPLSVELGPGILGNIFDGIQRPLKTIARLSGDVYIPRGVAVPALDKDILWEFQPKKLGEGDLLTGGDLYAIVDENTLMKHHVALPPDAMGKITYIAPPGQYSLKDTVLELEFQGVVKKFTMLQSWPVRTPRPVASKLAADTPLLTGQRVLDALFPSVLGGTCAIPGAFGCGKTVISQALSKYSNSDAVVYVGCGERGNEMAEVLMDFPQLTMTLPDGREESVMKRTTLVANTSNMPVAAREASIYTGITIAEYFRDMGYNVSMMADSTSRWAEALREISGRLAEMPADSGYPAYLAARLASFYERAGKVKCLGGPERNGSVTIVGAVSPPGGDFSDPVTSATLSIVQVFWGLDKKLAQRKHFPSVNWLISYSKYTSALETFYEKFDPDFISIRTKAREVLQREDDLNEIVQLVGKDALAETDKITLDTAKLLREDYLAQNAFTPYDKFCPFYKSVWMMRNIIHFYNLANQAVERGAGSDGQRVTYSLIKLKLGDLFYRLVSQKFEDPAEGEDVLVAKFQKLHDDLIAAFRNLEDEAR, encoded by the exons ATGCCTTCCATTAACGGAGAACGTTTGACCACTTTCGAGGATTCCGAGAAGGAGAGCGAATACGGTTACATTCGTAAA GTCTCCGGACCCGTGGTTGTTGCTGATGGAATGGCTGGGGCTGCTATGTATGAATTGGTTCGTGTCGGTCACGATAATCTTATTGGTGAGATTATCCGATTAGAAGGAGATTCCGCCACCATTCAAG TTTATGAAGAAACCGCCGGCTTGATGGTCAATGATCCTGTTCTTCGTACTCACAAG CCGTTGTCAGTTGAGCTTGGACCTGGAATTCTCGGTAATATATTTGATGGGATTCAG AGGCCACTAAAAACCATTGCTAGACTATCTGGTGATGTCTACATACCTCGTGGTGTTGCTGTGCCTGCACTCGACAAAGACATACTTTGGGAATTTCAGCCTAAGAAATTAG GCGAAGGCGATCTTTTAACTGGTGGAGACTTGTATGct ATTGTTGATGAGAACACTCTAATGAAGCATCACGTGGCCCTACCCCCTGATGCTATGGGAAAGATTACCTACATTGCTCCTCCGGGACAGTACTCTCTCAAG GATACTGTTCTTGAACTCGAGTTTCAAGGTGTTGTGAAGAAGTTTACCATGCTCCAG AGTTGGCCTGTTCGTACACCAAGGCCTGTTGCATCAAAACTTGCTGCTGACACCCCTTTGCTGACTGGACAG CGTGTTCTTGATGCCCTTTTCCCCTCAGTTCTTGGAGGAACTTGTGCTATTCCTGGGGCTTTTGGCTGTGGAAAAACTGTTATTAGTCAAGCACTTTCTAAG TATTCAAACTCTGATGCTGTGGTTTATGTTGGTTGCGGGGAGAGAGGAAATGAAATGGCTGAG GTGCTCATGGATTTCCCTCAACTTACCATGACATTGCCTGATGGACGTGAAGAATCTGTGATGAAGCGGACTACACTTGTCGCTAACACTTCAAACATGCCTGTCGCTGCACGTGAGGCATCCATTTACACAG GTATCACAATTGCTGAATATTTCAGAGATATGGGGTACAATGTCAGTATGATGGCAGATTCTACTTCTCGGTGGGCAGAAGCATTGCGTGAAATTTCAGGACGTCTG GCCGAAATGCCTGCGGATAGTGGATATCCTGCTTACTTGGCTGCTCGTTTAGCGTCCTTCTATGAACGTGCTGGTAAAGTTAAATGTCTTGGTGGTCCAGAACGCAATGGTAGTGTAACAATTGTTGGTGCTGTCTCACCTCCCGGTGGAGATTTCTCTGATCCTGTTACATCTGCAACACTGAGTATTGTCCAG GTTTTTTGGGGGTTAGATAAGAAACTAGCCCAGAGAAAACATTTTCCTTCCGTGAACTGGCTTATTTCCTACTCGAAGTACACATCT GCTCTGGAAACATTTTATGAGAAATTCGATCCTGATTTCATCAGTATCAGGACAAAGGCACGTGAGGTTCTTCAGAGGGAAGATGATCTTAATGAAATCGTTCAG CTTGTAGGAAAAGATGCTTTGGCTGAGACTGATAAGATCACTTTGGATACTGCAAAGCTTTTGAGGGAAGACTACCTGGCACAAAATGCCTTTACACC ATATGACAAGTTTTGCCCATTCTACAAGTCTGTATGGATGATGCGCAACATAATCCATTTCTACAATTTGGCCAATCAG GCGGTGGAGCGTGGTGCTGGTTCAGATGGTCAAAGAGTAACTTACAGCTTGATCAAACTGAAGCTGGGAGATCTCTTTTACCGCTTAGT GTCTCAAAAATTCGAGGATCCAGCAGAAGGAGAGGACGTCCTTGTTGCTAAATTCCAAAAGTTGCATGATGACTTGATTGCTGCTTTCCGCAACCTTGAAGACGAAGCTCGTTGA